In a genomic window of Pedobacter sp. KBS0701:
- a CDS encoding M1 family metallopeptidase, which produces MKSIKIFSLLLCAAFYASAQTTLPIAPVFQKTYQKETRNANGKPGKHYWQNTSKYNLNVDFNPGSRLLKGKVQVTYTNNSPDTLKEIWFKLYPNLYKKGTPRKSKLAESDLGDGVTIEKMAANGKSIADFKIDGTNMTVNVPAVVPGKTISFSIDYSYTLNKGSHTRTGQVDEGSHFVAYFFPRIAVYDDVDGWNKFPYTGAEEFYNDFDQFNASITVPGGYGVWATGDLKNPSEVFQKDIVSRMLSAEKNDAIIDVITDKDLADKKVTQPNAYNTFKFEARHVTDFVFALSDHYLWKSSSLVVDPKTKRRTRVDAVFNHKHKDYYEVIDFARKTVEAMSYTFPKWPFPYSHETIFDGLDQMEYPMMVNDNPVDNRTDAITLTDHEIFHTMFPFYMGINETKYGWMDEGWATIGEWLISPMIDSSIVDEYGVQPTASSSGGKDDTPIMTLTPDLKGSGSFTNSYPKPGLGYLYVKDYLGDELFTKALHTYIQNWNGKHPMPYDFFNSINEGSGKNLNWFWKAWFFEDGVTDMAIKAVDKTSGGYTVSIENKSVKPLPIDLTLTFEDGTKEKNHSTIGVWEKGDRLVKIEVKTTKKLSKVVMGNPHTPDKIKSDNSFSVN; this is translated from the coding sequence ATGAAATCTATAAAAATATTTAGCCTTTTACTGTGTGCAGCTTTTTACGCTAGTGCGCAAACTACTTTACCGATAGCACCCGTATTTCAGAAAACTTATCAAAAGGAAACCAGAAATGCGAATGGGAAACCCGGTAAGCATTATTGGCAAAATACTTCTAAATACAATTTGAATGTAGATTTTAATCCTGGCAGCAGGTTATTAAAGGGTAAGGTTCAGGTAACTTATACCAATAACAGTCCTGATACTTTGAAGGAAATCTGGTTTAAACTATATCCAAATCTATATAAAAAGGGTACACCAAGAAAATCAAAATTGGCAGAATCTGATCTTGGTGATGGAGTGACTATAGAAAAAATGGCAGCAAACGGCAAATCAATAGCCGATTTTAAAATTGATGGAACAAATATGACCGTTAATGTCCCTGCTGTTGTACCAGGCAAAACCATTAGCTTTTCTATTGATTATAGTTATACTTTAAATAAAGGATCGCATACGCGTACCGGACAGGTTGATGAAGGTTCGCATTTTGTGGCTTACTTTTTTCCGCGTATCGCAGTTTATGACGATGTAGATGGCTGGAACAAATTTCCATATACAGGTGCTGAAGAATTTTACAACGACTTTGATCAGTTTAATGCTTCAATTACGGTGCCAGGAGGTTATGGTGTATGGGCCACAGGAGACCTGAAAAATCCTTCGGAAGTTTTCCAGAAAGATATTGTTTCGAGAATGTTATCTGCCGAAAAGAACGATGCTATAATTGATGTGATTACTGATAAAGATTTAGCCGATAAAAAAGTAACGCAGCCTAATGCTTATAATACTTTTAAATTTGAAGCCAGGCATGTAACCGATTTTGTATTTGCTTTGAGTGATCATTACTTATGGAAATCGAGCAGTTTAGTGGTTGATCCTAAAACGAAAAGAAGAACCCGTGTAGATGCTGTTTTTAACCATAAACATAAAGATTATTATGAAGTGATCGATTTTGCCCGTAAAACGGTAGAAGCGATGAGTTATACTTTTCCAAAATGGCCTTTCCCTTATAGCCATGAAACAATATTTGATGGTTTAGACCAGATGGAATACCCAATGATGGTAAATGATAATCCGGTTGATAATCGTACGGATGCCATTACCCTAACTGATCATGAAATTTTTCATACCATGTTCCCGTTTTATATGGGTATAAATGAAACCAAGTATGGTTGGATGGATGAAGGTTGGGCAACTATCGGTGAGTGGCTAATATCACCAATGATTGATTCTAGCATTGTAGATGAATATGGTGTGCAGCCTACTGCTTCATCTTCTGGCGGGAAAGACGATACACCAATTATGACTTTGACGCCTGATTTAAAAGGATCAGGCTCTTTTACCAACTCCTATCCTAAACCTGGTTTAGGATATTTGTACGTTAAAGATTATCTGGGAGATGAATTGTTTACTAAGGCTTTGCATACTTATATCCAAAACTGGAATGGCAAACACCCAATGCCCTACGATTTCTTTAACAGTATAAACGAGGGCAGTGGTAAAAATTTGAACTGGTTTTGGAAAGCCTGGTTTTTTGAAGATGGTGTGACCGATATGGCCATTAAAGCCGTAGATAAAACTTCAGGTGGATATACAGTAAGTATTGAAAATAAAAGTGTTAAGCCTTTGCCTATTGATTTAACGCTAACCTTTGAAGACGGTACCAAAGAAAAAAATCACAGTACTATTGGCGTATGGGAAAAAGGTGATCGACTGGTAAAAATTGAAGTGAAGACTACTAAAAAATTATCTAAAGTTGTGATGGGGAACCCACACACGCCTGATAAGATTAAAAGTGATAACAGCTTTTCGGTGAATTAA
- a CDS encoding exonuclease domain-containing protein, with amino-acid sequence MKLNLKRPLAFFDLEATGVNVGADRIVEIAILKAMPDGSELIKTWRVNPEMPIPLQTSLIHGIYDEDIANEPTFKTLAVEIAEFIGDSDLAGYNSNKFDIPMLLEEFLRAEVDFDMNSRKFVDVQNIFHQMEQRTLKAAYKFYCQEDLINAHAAEADVIATYKVLLGQLEMYKETEFENKQGVKSIPVVNDVDALHIFTNINKPVDFAGRLVYNDSDEVCFNFGKHKGKTTAQVFSVEPSYYAWMKNGDFPLYTKKKLDEEWAKFNAKKNENKAARPQNNTPANKPQYQQKPQPKPEKPAQPINTDMLEQLKMKFGK; translated from the coding sequence ATGAAATTAAATTTAAAGCGTCCTCTAGCATTTTTTGATTTAGAAGCTACTGGAGTTAATGTTGGAGCTGACAGGATCGTTGAAATAGCGATTTTAAAAGCCATGCCAGATGGTTCCGAACTTATTAAAACCTGGCGGGTAAATCCGGAAATGCCAATTCCTTTGCAAACTTCGTTAATACACGGTATTTATGATGAAGACATTGCTAATGAGCCTACCTTTAAAACTTTAGCAGTAGAAATTGCTGAATTTATCGGAGATAGTGATCTGGCTGGATACAATTCAAACAAATTTGATATCCCAATGCTTTTAGAAGAATTTTTAAGAGCAGAAGTTGATTTTGACATGAACAGCCGTAAATTTGTTGATGTACAGAATATATTCCACCAAATGGAACAGCGTACCTTAAAAGCAGCGTATAAGTTCTATTGTCAGGAAGATTTAATTAATGCGCATGCTGCAGAAGCTGATGTTATTGCCACTTACAAGGTTTTACTTGGGCAGCTGGAAATGTACAAAGAAACTGAGTTTGAGAATAAACAAGGTGTAAAAAGCATTCCAGTTGTAAATGACGTAGATGCACTGCATATCTTCACTAATATTAACAAACCAGTAGATTTTGCTGGTCGTTTGGTTTACAATGATAGCGATGAGGTATGTTTTAACTTTGGTAAACACAAAGGTAAAACTACTGCTCAGGTATTTTCGGTAGAACCTAGCTATTATGCCTGGATGAAAAATGGCGATTTTCCATTGTACACAAAGAAGAAATTAGACGAGGAGTGGGCAAAGTTCAATGCGAAGAAAAATGAGAACAAGGCAGCACGACCTCAAAATAACACGCCTGCAAATAAGCCTCAGTATCAGCAGAAACCTCAGCCGAAGCCAGAAAAACCTGCTCAGCCGATTAATACGGATATGTTGGAACAATTGAAGATGAAATTTGGTAAGTAG
- a CDS encoding bifunctional GNAT family N-acetyltransferase/carbon-nitrogen hydrolase family protein: MNIELRKLTLEDYADLKESMLQAYDSMGGSIWPKSSIAKLINIFPEGQLCIAVDDKVVACSLAIIVEYDEYGDRHTYKLITGDYSFTTHDPNGDTLYGIEIFVHPEYRGLRLGRRLYEARKELCESLNLKSIIAGGRIPGYHQYSEKLSPRQYIDKVKAKEIYDPTLTFQISNDFHVRKVLKNYLPGDKESKEYATLIEWNNIYYQGIDASARSAMTIRLGLVQWEMRLFPNMEAFYEQVEFFVDALSGYKSDFVMFPELFNTPLLQPYNHLPEIEAMRKLAEKTEEIVQKMHEYSLSYNTNIITGSMPLIEDGKLYNATYLCHRTGKIDEYRKIHITPNEQKYYGMIGGDKVQVFDTDCGKVGILICYDVEFPELSRIYAEQGMQILFVPFLTDTQNGYTRVRHCAQARAIENECYVAIAGCVGNLPKVNNMDIQFAQSAVFTPSDFAFPTNAIKAEATPNTEMVLVVDVDLHLLDELHHYGTVKVLKDRRKDLYQVKLLK; encoded by the coding sequence ATGAATATTGAATTACGTAAACTAACGCTCGAAGATTACGCAGATCTTAAAGAATCTATGCTCCAGGCCTACGACAGTATGGGCGGTTCCATCTGGCCAAAATCAAGTATTGCAAAACTTATAAATATTTTTCCCGAGGGGCAGCTCTGTATCGCAGTTGATGATAAGGTTGTAGCCTGTTCCCTTGCCATTATTGTAGAGTACGACGAATATGGAGATCGGCATACCTACAAGTTGATTACTGGTGATTATTCTTTTACAACACACGATCCAAATGGCGACACCCTGTATGGTATCGAAATTTTTGTGCACCCGGAATATCGGGGTTTACGGTTAGGAAGGAGACTATATGAAGCCCGGAAAGAACTCTGTGAAAGCCTTAACCTCAAAAGCATTATTGCCGGCGGAAGAATTCCTGGTTACCATCAATATTCGGAGAAGTTAAGCCCAAGACAATATATAGATAAGGTAAAGGCAAAAGAAATTTACGACCCAACGCTAACTTTTCAGATTTCGAATGATTTTCACGTCAGAAAAGTATTAAAGAATTATTTGCCAGGCGATAAAGAATCGAAAGAATATGCGACCTTAATTGAGTGGAATAATATTTATTACCAGGGTATTGATGCCTCTGCCCGTTCGGCAATGACTATCCGTTTAGGTTTAGTGCAGTGGGAAATGCGTTTGTTCCCAAATATGGAAGCTTTTTATGAACAGGTAGAATTTTTTGTTGATGCTTTGAGCGGTTACAAATCAGATTTCGTGATGTTCCCTGAGTTATTTAATACGCCACTGTTGCAACCGTACAATCACTTACCAGAAATTGAGGCTATGCGAAAGCTTGCTGAAAAAACGGAAGAGATTGTACAAAAAATGCATGAATATTCATTAAGCTACAATACAAACATTATTACCGGCAGTATGCCACTTATTGAGGATGGTAAACTTTACAATGCTACTTACCTTTGTCACCGTACGGGTAAAATAGATGAGTATAGAAAAATTCACATCACACCAAATGAGCAAAAATATTACGGCATGATTGGTGGAGATAAAGTGCAGGTTTTCGATACTGATTGCGGTAAAGTGGGCATCTTGATTTGTTATGATGTAGAATTCCCTGAATTAAGCCGTATTTACGCCGAGCAGGGTATGCAAATTTTATTTGTACCATTTTTAACCGATACACAGAACGGTTATACACGCGTACGCCATTGCGCGCAGGCAAGAGCAATAGAAAATGAATGTTACGTGGCCATTGCAGGGTGCGTGGGCAATCTACCTAAGGTAAATAATATGGATATTCAGTTTGCCCAATCAGCAGTCTTTACCCCGTCCGATTTTGCTTTTCCAACCAATGCCATCAAAGCAGAGGCAACACCCAATACCGAAATGGTACTGGTAGTAGATGTTGACTTACATTTATTAGACGAACTACATCATTATGGAACGGTAAAAGTATTAAAAGACAGGCGGAAAGACCTTTACCAGGTTAAACTTTTAAAATAA
- the ruvB gene encoding Holliday junction branch migration DNA helicase RuvB, with amino-acid sequence MNENLDPEASNLTPTDRDIERVLRPQAFEDFTGQEKVMENLKIFVQAAKLRGEALDHVLLHGPPGLGKTTLSHIIANEMATGIKVTSGPVLDKPGDLAGLLTGLDEGDILFIDEIHRLSPLVEEYLYSAMEDFKIDIMLETGPNARSVQISLNPFTLVGATTRSGLLTAPLRARFGINARLAYYDAKLLTTIVLRSSDILKTPISDEGAYEIARRSRGTPRIANALLRRTRDFAQIKGNGNIDTEIARYALNALNVDEHGLDEMDNRILVTIIDKFKGGPVGLKTIATAVGEDEGTIEEVYEPFLIQEGYIMRTSRGREVTEAAYKHLKKNYPGQTGKLF; translated from the coding sequence ATGAATGAGAACCTGGACCCTGAAGCAAGCAATCTGACCCCTACCGATCGTGATATTGAAAGGGTTTTAAGGCCACAGGCTTTTGAAGATTTTACGGGGCAGGAAAAAGTGATGGAAAACCTGAAGATTTTTGTTCAGGCGGCGAAACTCCGCGGTGAGGCTTTAGATCATGTTCTTCTGCATGGCCCTCCCGGATTAGGTAAAACCACACTTTCTCATATCATTGCCAATGAAATGGCAACTGGAATAAAAGTAACCTCTGGTCCGGTATTAGATAAACCTGGCGACCTGGCTGGTTTATTAACTGGCCTGGATGAAGGTGATATCCTTTTTATTGATGAGATCCATCGTTTATCTCCTCTTGTGGAAGAATACCTGTATTCTGCAATGGAAGATTTTAAAATTGATATTATGCTTGAAACTGGCCCGAATGCCCGTTCCGTACAGATATCGCTTAATCCTTTTACGTTGGTTGGTGCCACTACGCGTTCTGGGTTGTTAACGGCGCCTTTAAGAGCTCGTTTCGGAATTAATGCCCGTTTGGCTTATTACGATGCTAAGCTACTCACCACAATTGTACTACGCTCTTCTGATATATTAAAAACCCCTATAAGTGACGAAGGTGCCTATGAAATTGCCCGCCGTAGCCGTGGTACGCCCCGTATAGCAAATGCTCTTTTACGCAGAACAAGAGATTTTGCGCAGATTAAGGGAAATGGAAATATCGATACCGAAATAGCCCGCTATGCCTTAAATGCACTAAATGTGGATGAACATGGCTTAGATGAGATGGATAACAGGATTCTGGTTACCATTATCGACAAATTTAAGGGCGGTCCGGTAGGTTTAAAAACCATTGCGACGGCTGTTGGAGAAGATGAAGGTACTATTGAAGAGGTTTATGAACCCTTTTTAATCCAGGAAGGCTATATTATGCGTACTTCACGTGGCCGCGAGGTTACCGAAGCGGCTTACAAGCACTTAAAGAAAAATTATCCTGGCCAAACCGGTAAATTGTTTTAA
- a CDS encoding AraC family transcriptional regulator: MRIFETFKPESELIRKYVSYYYLHITDNQNEENEYICYPHYNNTISLYSSHRFKYEPDHAILEFDIESKPVQIYTPIRERPLKVTQIGFVCKIAIVFNPFGINQFLNGSSLLTFDANFSFFEEEEIKQLFGTSNIEKLVTFVDHLLIKRYAKVENLYIEKALDLFRDNVDDISIDSIAENKLGISRKHLNRLFHKYLNISPQKYRSIVRFRELMSNKLSNNRDQNLSDLSHQANYTDQSHFIKACKLLTGVAPAKFFNDGKIIGKEDTFWKFSS, encoded by the coding sequence ATGCGCATATTCGAAACCTTTAAGCCAGAAAGTGAACTAATAAGGAAATATGTAAGTTATTATTACCTGCACATCACCGATAATCAAAATGAAGAAAACGAGTATATTTGCTACCCTCATTATAACAATACCATCTCGTTATATAGCAGTCATCGTTTTAAATACGAACCAGACCATGCCATTTTGGAATTTGATATTGAGTCGAAACCCGTTCAGATTTATACCCCGATCAGAGAACGGCCATTAAAGGTTACGCAAATTGGATTTGTTTGTAAAATAGCTATTGTTTTTAACCCCTTTGGAATTAATCAATTTTTAAATGGTTCATCATTATTGACATTCGATGCAAATTTTTCGTTTTTTGAGGAGGAAGAAATTAAGCAGTTATTCGGAACAAGTAATATTGAAAAACTTGTTACTTTCGTTGATCATCTGCTTATTAAGCGATATGCTAAAGTTGAGAACTTATACATTGAAAAAGCATTAGACTTATTTCGCGATAACGTTGATGATATTTCAATTGACTCGATTGCTGAAAATAAACTTGGCATCAGCAGAAAACATTTAAACCGGCTATTTCATAAATATCTTAATATCAGTCCACAGAAATACAGGTCGATTGTGCGTTTTAGAGAATTAATGTCGAATAAGTTAAGTAATAACAGAGATCAGAATCTATCTGATCTTTCTCATCAGGCAAACTATACCGATCAATCTCATTTTATTAAAGCCTGCAAATTACTCACAGGTGTTGCTCCAGCCAAGTTTTTTAATGATGGAAAGATTATCGGTAAAGAGGATACCTTCTGGAAGTTTAGCAGTTAG
- the queG gene encoding tRNA epoxyqueuosine(34) reductase QueG, translating to MYNNYAKYSQLIKDEAMRLGFMACGIAKAEFLEEEAPRLENWLNQNRHGEMKYMENYFDKRLDPRLLVDGAKSVISLSLNYYTEEKQSDPNAPKISKYAYGQDYHTVIKEKLKELTHFIEENIGEVSGRAFVDSAPVLDRAWAKKSGIGWIGKNSNLISKTDGSFFFLAELIVDLELGYDHPYQADYCGSCTRCLDACPTDAIIAPQVVDGTKCISYLTIELKNEIPNEFKDKMSNWMFGCDICQDVCPWNRFSKAHNEEAFKPGNGLLDLNAKDLTEITDDVFKKVFKGSAVKRTKFTGLKRNIDFLKPEN from the coding sequence GTGTACAACAATTATGCAAAATATAGCCAGCTGATCAAAGATGAAGCCATGCGTTTAGGTTTCATGGCCTGTGGCATTGCTAAAGCTGAATTCCTTGAAGAGGAAGCGCCAAGATTGGAAAATTGGCTCAACCAAAACCGTCATGGCGAAATGAAATACATGGAAAATTATTTTGATAAACGCCTTGATCCCAGATTACTGGTTGATGGCGCTAAATCGGTAATTTCCTTATCGCTAAACTATTATACTGAAGAAAAACAGTCAGACCCCAACGCACCAAAAATTTCCAAGTATGCGTACGGACAAGATTACCATACCGTAATTAAAGAGAAATTAAAAGAACTGACTCATTTTATAGAAGAAAATATTGGAGAAGTTTCCGGAAGGGCATTTGTAGATTCTGCTCCGGTTTTAGACCGCGCCTGGGCAAAAAAATCAGGAATTGGCTGGATTGGTAAAAATTCTAACCTGATTAGTAAAACCGATGGTTCTTTTTTCTTCCTTGCTGAATTGATTGTTGACCTGGAATTGGGTTACGATCATCCTTATCAGGCAGATTACTGTGGAAGCTGCACCCGCTGTTTAGATGCCTGCCCTACTGATGCCATTATTGCACCACAGGTTGTGGATGGAACGAAATGCATCTCCTACCTCACCATTGAGCTCAAAAATGAAATCCCAAATGAGTTTAAAGACAAAATGAGCAACTGGATGTTTGGCTGCGATATCTGTCAGGATGTTTGCCCATGGAACCGTTTCTCAAAAGCGCACAATGAAGAGGCCTTTAAGCCCGGGAATGGATTACTGGATTTGAACGCAAAAGACCTCACTGAAATTACAGATGATGTTTTTAAAAAGGTTTTTAAAGGATCGGCAGTTAAGCGCACCAAATTTACCGGACTGAAAAGGAATATCGATTTTCTGAAACCTGAAAATTAG
- a CDS encoding alpha/beta hydrolase-fold protein, translating into MKKILILFLFLSIVLKLNAQTYTRLTDSALNVMWDAKDTVYYRKSLNLYKKAFIQFPKEVSDQSLYKASVLASELKDNNGAFEYINHFLALNNDERTTWDYLTFEYPQNEYKNLFKDSRWPVVLAKAQKMKSVFFKKLHDRQDEFQAGPLKQDTYFKAKDGKQAYQEIKSFNAYQAKKYIGYSVEFKVTDSLITSYYVSLPSHYNPKKSYPVLFFLHGAVSGNGLSSFQNASWVMDGWNRYYTKYAAVNEVIMVYPKGSKKFNWMKPDDGFFMVPAMLKEIKKSINVDDDKVFITGHSNGATGSFSYLMKQQSPFAGFYGFNTQPKVRTGGTFVRNILNRSFFNVSTDEDYYFPPDANDSLNIIMKKMGADYQDHRYKGWPHWFPQFDESEPAYQLLFKDLKSRTRNPFQKSIYWECDDVKYGKTDWIQITALDTVNKPADWHKIINFDIFKVVDYDQSKDTVITTDTLFKAFNFPRKSGAVKATFSNNEFHIETSQVKSLTIFLSPEMIDVSKPVSVFINGVKRTEKMAVYDKKIILDNFNKTYDRKAVWIDQIELLISN; encoded by the coding sequence ATGAAGAAAATTCTGATCCTGTTTTTATTTTTAAGTATTGTTTTAAAATTAAATGCCCAAACCTATACCAGGTTAACCGATAGTGCATTAAATGTGATGTGGGATGCAAAGGATACTGTCTATTACAGGAAATCTCTAAACTTATACAAAAAGGCATTTATACAATTTCCAAAAGAGGTAAGCGACCAGTCTCTATATAAAGCATCTGTTTTAGCTTCAGAACTTAAAGATAATAACGGTGCATTCGAATATATAAATCATTTCCTGGCGCTAAATAATGATGAAAGAACTACATGGGATTATTTAACGTTTGAATATCCTCAAAATGAATATAAAAATCTTTTTAAAGATAGCAGATGGCCGGTCGTATTGGCGAAAGCTCAAAAGATGAAGTCAGTTTTTTTTAAAAAGTTGCACGATCGGCAGGATGAATTCCAGGCTGGCCCCTTAAAACAGGACACTTATTTTAAAGCTAAGGATGGCAAACAAGCATATCAGGAGATTAAATCCTTCAATGCCTATCAGGCAAAAAAGTACATTGGTTATTCCGTCGAATTTAAAGTGACAGATAGTTTAATTACCTCGTATTATGTTAGTTTACCATCACACTATAATCCGAAAAAAAGCTATCCTGTACTATTTTTTCTTCATGGAGCGGTAAGTGGTAATGGCCTTTCGAGTTTTCAAAATGCATCCTGGGTTATGGATGGCTGGAACAGATATTATACCAAATATGCTGCTGTAAATGAGGTAATAATGGTTTATCCAAAAGGTTCAAAGAAATTTAACTGGATGAAACCTGATGATGGTTTCTTTATGGTACCAGCAATGCTAAAGGAAATTAAAAAATCCATCAATGTAGATGATGATAAAGTTTTCATCACCGGGCATTCAAACGGAGCAACAGGTTCTTTTTCTTATTTAATGAAGCAACAAAGTCCGTTTGCCGGCTTTTATGGATTTAATACGCAGCCAAAGGTTAGAACCGGAGGCACATTTGTGCGCAATATTTTAAACAGATCGTTTTTTAATGTGTCTACGGATGAAGATTACTACTTCCCACCAGACGCAAATGATTCTTTAAATATAATAATGAAAAAAATGGGGGCAGATTATCAGGATCACCGATATAAAGGGTGGCCTCACTGGTTTCCGCAATTTGATGAATCTGAGCCTGCTTACCAGTTATTATTTAAGGATTTAAAAAGCAGAACCAGAAATCCATTTCAAAAATCCATTTATTGGGAATGCGATGATGTGAAATATGGTAAAACAGACTGGATCCAGATTACAGCATTGGATACGGTCAATAAACCAGCAGATTGGCACAAAATAATAAATTTCGATATATTTAAAGTAGTTGACTATGATCAATCAAAAGATACAGTTATTACAACCGATACATTATTTAAAGCATTTAACTTTCCAAGAAAATCGGGGGCAGTTAAGGCTACATTTAGCAATAACGAATTTCATATAGAAACTTCACAGGTTAAATCGCTGACCATCTTTCTATCACCAGAAATGATTGATGTAAGTAAACCGGTATCTGTTTTTATAAATGGAGTTAAACGCACTGAAAAAATGGCTGTTTATGATAAAAAAATTATACTAGATAATTTTAATAAAACTTACGATCGCAAGGCAGTTTGGATTGATCAGATAGAACTTTTAATATCAAACTAA
- a CDS encoding DUF3857 domain-containing protein has translation MNKILAILFLLFLSLTTHAQNFNFGSITYDDYEFDRKKLDSNANAVVLKEFGTASIQRDDITGSLELIFEQHVKIKIYNKEGFKEANIVIPTYKDESREETISDLKASTFNYVDNNFVETIMDRKAIFTENRSKYTRLTKFTLPNLKEGSIIEYSYRLKSPNLFNFRTWEFQGDIPKVISEYLVYIPGIYNYNVSLRGFQKLTDQKSELSKECLRLSGVAIDCSKITYVMKNIPAFIEEDNMTAPSNFKSAIYFELSDVQNLNGSKTSYTKTWKDIDYELSSYKTLGDQMKRKDVFKDLIPEITKGSSTDLDKAKAIYNYIKKQIKWNNYYGKYAEDNIKKALENRSGNVADINLSLIAALSAAGLDAEAVILSTRDNGTVNKLYPVMSDFNYLVAKVNIADKSYLLDATEPLLPFGLLPLRCINDQGRVINLKKPSYWIDLKASQKTTTSYILMGKMTTDGKITGTLTTYTMGYAAYSKRKDILRYNSPDEYVEKLDERLTRIKILDHQILNLDSVENSLIEKYEVEFTINDGTNRDQFYFSPFFINTISKNPFNLNERTYPVDLGAASDERIVINVLLPEKYQLLEKPKDMAIALPDAGGKYLLQTGLDENTISVSQILQFNNAIYQPGEYLFLKEFYSKIIQNQKTEFLLKKAN, from the coding sequence ATGAATAAAATATTAGCCATACTATTCCTTCTGTTTTTATCACTAACCACTCATGCTCAAAACTTTAACTTTGGATCAATCACTTATGACGATTACGAATTCGACAGAAAAAAATTAGACAGCAATGCGAATGCTGTTGTTTTAAAAGAATTTGGTACCGCATCAATTCAACGCGACGACATTACAGGCAGTTTAGAGTTGATTTTTGAACAGCATGTAAAAATTAAAATCTACAATAAAGAAGGCTTTAAAGAAGCTAATATTGTTATTCCAACCTATAAAGATGAATCCCGCGAAGAGACGATTAGTGATTTAAAAGCTTCTACCTTTAATTATGTAGACAATAATTTTGTTGAAACCATTATGGACAGGAAAGCCATTTTCACCGAAAATCGGTCGAAATACACCAGACTAACCAAGTTTACCCTTCCGAACCTCAAAGAAGGCTCAATAATTGAATATAGTTACAGGTTAAAATCGCCCAACTTATTTAATTTCAGAACATGGGAGTTTCAAGGCGACATTCCAAAGGTGATTAGTGAGTATTTGGTTTATATTCCAGGGATTTACAACTATAACGTTTCTCTACGCGGATTTCAAAAACTGACTGATCAAAAATCAGAATTGAGCAAAGAATGTTTAAGGCTTTCAGGCGTTGCTATCGATTGCTCAAAAATCACCTACGTGATGAAAAATATTCCGGCATTTATTGAGGAAGATAACATGACTGCTCCGAGTAACTTCAAATCGGCCATCTACTTCGAGCTTTCTGATGTTCAGAATTTAAACGGTAGTAAAACGTCCTATACCAAAACGTGGAAAGATATTGATTATGAGCTCTCATCCTATAAAACACTGGGCGACCAGATGAAAAGGAAAGATGTTTTTAAAGACCTCATTCCAGAAATCACAAAAGGAAGTTCAACGGATTTAGACAAAGCAAAAGCCATTTATAATTATATCAAAAAACAGATCAAGTGGAATAATTATTACGGAAAATACGCAGAAGATAATATTAAAAAAGCATTGGAAAACAGATCTGGCAATGTGGCAGATATTAACCTGAGCTTAATTGCAGCACTTTCTGCAGCTGGTTTGGATGCGGAAGCCGTTATACTCTCTACCCGTGATAATGGAACGGTAAACAAGCTTTATCCGGTTATGAGCGATTTTAATTATCTGGTTGCAAAAGTGAATATTGCCGATAAAAGTTATTTGTTGGATGCTACAGAACCACTGTTACCCTTCGGTTTGTTACCACTACGGTGCATTAACGACCAGGGAAGGGTAATCAATTTGAAAAAACCATCTTACTGGATTGATTTAAAGGCCAGCCAGAAAACAACTACCAGTTATATTCTTATGGGAAAAATGACTACCGATGGGAAAATTACCGGCACTTTAACTACCTACACAATGGGTTACGCGGCATATAGCAAACGTAAAGATATTCTTCGATACAATTCTCCGGATGAATATGTCGAGAAACTTGATGAACGTTTAACCAGAATTAAAATACTGGATCATCAAATTTTGAACCTGGATAGTGTAGAAAATTCTTTGATAGAAAAATATGAGGTGGAATTTACCATAAACGATGGTACCAATAGAGATCAGTTTTATTTTAGTCCATTTTTTATCAATACCATTTCAAAAAATCCGTTTAATTTAAACGAACGCACCTATCCTGTTGATTTAGGCGCAGCGTCTGACGAGCGCATCGTCATCAATGTACTTTTACCGGAAAAATACCAATTGCTGGAAAAACCAAAAGATATGGCTATTGCTTTGCCGGATGCTGGTGGAAAGTATTTACTACAGACGGGTTTGGATGAAAACACCATTTCCGTAAGTCAGATTTTACAGTTTAACAATGCTATTTATCAACCAGGAGAATATCTTTTCTTAAAGGAATTTTATAGCAAGATCATCCAGAACCAGAAAACAGAATTTTTATTAAAAAAGGCAAATTAA